agaaaaggctcttttccTGGATCCCGCTAGTAGAATTCTTTAACAAATGGGGACTGCAATGTACCTTCCCTGGCTGATCTGGTGGGATGAAGATGGTTCTGTAGATAATCTGGCCCAATGCCATGCAGGACTttaacccagaggtgggtttcagtaggttctcaccagttctggagaatcggtagtggaaattttgagtagttcggagaactggtaaatactatctctggctggccctaccccccatctattctctgcttccgaagtcccagctgatcgggagggaatggggattttgtactatccttcccctggagtggggagggaatggagattttacagtatccttcccctgtcacgctcaagccatgcccacagaaccggtagtaaaaaatttttgactcccaccactgctttaaccaacaccttgaactggagAACAAGAATATTTAGCAAAGCACCTATGAGGTGCCGACCTCCTTCTTAGCCATGATCTGTGGAGCTGCATTGTGATCATATTTGTCCCCTTACAGGTGTCAATCTAGCCAGCGGAACGGAGGAGCTGGAGCAGCAGCATCTGGAGTCCAAGGAAGAGGGGGACGTGACAGCCCATCCAGTCTCAGGGGGAAcccagaggagagagaaaagccaTGTTTGTATCGAATGTGGCAAAAGCTTCACTCGCCCCTCCGATCTGGCAAAACATCTTAATGTTCACACAGGCGAAAGACCCTACCTTTGTGTCGAGTGCGGGAAAAGCTTTAGCCAGCTTTCCCACCTCACAAGACATCAGAAAATCCACTCAGGAGAGAAGCCTCACATCTGTTCCGAATGCGGCGATACCTTCAGCCAACGGGCATATCTTGTCAGCCATCAAAGGAGTCACTCGGGAGAGCAGCCATACCACTGTTCTTATTGCCAGAAATGCTTCAGCCACCAGTCTGCTCTGAAGATCCACGAGCGGAACCACATGGGCCAGAAGCCCTATGCCTGCACCGACTGCGGGAAACGGTTTGTGTCCTCCTCTTCCCTCACGACACACAGaaggatccacacgggagaaaaacctCACGCCTGCGGGGTGTGTGGGAAAAGGTTCATCCAACACTCCAACCTGGTCTCTCACCAGCGAACGCACTCGGGGGAGAAGCCGTTTTCCTGTAAGGTGTGCAGCAGGAAATTTGCCTACCCTTCGGATCTTACCCGGCACCAAAAaatccatacaggagagaaaccttacgCCTGTGATGAGTGTGACAGAAGATTCACCAGGCTTTCTGATCTCATTACACACCAGCGCATCCATACGGGAGAAAAACCATACCGTTGCCTTGAGTGTGGGAGAAGATTCAGGCAGAGGGGCGTGCTGGTGAAACATCAGAGGTGCCATtcaaaagaaaatccaaaaggaAGTGAGGCCCTCCAGTCCACTGAGTCTCAAGCTAAAAGTCCATTCAAAACTCATGAGATCAAACTGGTGAAAGAACTGGAAGATCAGGAGGAGGAACCTAGCTTGATTCTCTCTCCCAGTCCCTGATGCTTGTCATTCTTATACTGCTGCTTACAGAGGGATCAGtcattctatagcaggggtctccaaccttggcaactttcagacttgtggacttcaactcccagaattgctttgctggctgaggaactctgggtgttgaagtccacaagtcttaaagttgccaaggttggagacccctgttctataggatAAATCATCGACTCCTTTTTCTATTCCTTTAAAACTGATTAGAAAGTGGACATGAAGGTTGATGACCACAACACAATGAAGCTCATCATGCTctctgtttgtgttttttttataaataacactcCAAAAAGAGAAGGGGCATTTATAGATGGAATTGTAActtcaggaaagaaaaagcaagaagagTAATCTTGCCTTTTCCTCTATTATATGGCTGGTTTTCCTTTATCTGCAAACAGTAATTTTTTGAAGCAGCTGAAATAATGCAGATGACTCTGTGTGCAGCAGTTGGAGTAAACCTTTTCCAAGTAATTAACTGTCCTTTGCTAGCCAGGTAAAAGATGAGTAGCTCTCTTTTAGGAAAGAATAGCTTCCGAACAACTCAAATTAGACAGAACCTGAACACACCTGATATGTTCAAGGCCCGGTTAGGACAATGATTGCTTTTACTCTATATGGTGATTTAAATGCAGTTTTTCTCTGCCTAGGAAATATCAGGCAGAAACTGGAGAAGCAGACAGATCATCATAAGGTCAGCAGGCTTTAGGCAATATACAGGAGCACTGCTGGGATAATGGTATGAGCTGGTAATCTTTCTAGATTGGCAACGATGATAGCTCTGTCAGCTTCTACTTCTTTATATTAAAACCCAAGCAGCTGTCAATCCTTCTGGGATACTGGATGTCATCCTCTCATTTCTGTCCTAGCTCATCTCCAGTAGAATTTGAAGAATGAGGATGTGATAAGGATACATTTTTATCAGGTTGGGCCTTTGGCACCATCTAGCCTAAATGGCCACATATCTCTAAGAAAAGGCAACTTTCCCAGCTTGTGACTAGAAATTCTTGAAAGGAGGTTTTGTAATCATGTTAGTTGTGAAttgcaccaggggtctccaaacttgacaactttaagcctggcggacttcaactcccagaattccccagtcagcaaagcaaagctggctggggaattctgggagttgaagtcctccaaggcttaaagttgccaaggttggacacacctGGACTGCACCATTAACTCTAGCATGGCTTCCGAGTGACACTACCTAAAGTTTTATTCTGAGATTCATTTTTATAAATTATGGCAAGCAGACAACTTCATTGTTTGTTCCACACTTGCATGTAGTCTGACTGATATGCTCCAGGCAACAAACATACCTCTCCCAGTTATAATATTTAATGAAGGAAAAGTCATAGATGAAGCTCTAGATTGCAGAAGGAGATGTGAGCAAAATGAGAAATATGTAAATGTGGTTTGTGCATTGTGGGGACTTGTAGCAAATGAGCTCATCTTTAATTGGCTGCtgctacttttattttattgagaTCTGGCTTCAGATGTAGACAGACAAACTTAACTTGGTCAATTGTATCTATGAAAGGTTCTGGAAATGTAGGAGGCAAAATAGATAGCAATTCAATGTATCTCGGTGGCTGATGTCCCACTGCTGTTTTCTGGCCAGCATCACtctttaaataaatagaaataaattgaaTAGAAAATTGGTAAATTTAGGATTGGTACCATCCTAAGGGAGGAAATAATAGCTCCTGAGAGTGCTCTATTGATGATAATAAAGTGATACCTGTTCTAAAAGTGTAGGACATATTTTAGAACGAATTCAAATCTTTGATACAAATTCCAAAAAGTTCTACTTACAACTTTAGGTAGGACTATGTATAAGATTCTGAAGTGGTCAAGAACTTAGCATGTTGAAGAGGTTATATTTAACATTGCGTTAAAGAGATTATTAATTTTCATAATTGTGaagataaaatttataaatacacTGGTAGAATTCCAGAAGCAAGGGATGCTTATCCAGAGCCAGATGCTCAGTCATTAAGCATTTGGTTAATAACTTTAATAACTTTTTATTTAATAACTTTTTCTCTCCTTCAATAATGAACTAACATGAATGGCAAGGTATCCCTTTCAGCAGACTTCCAATGCACAAATCACGTACCTAAAGGCAAAAAATACTGACAGTCTGACATGATTTTAATAAACAAAACTGTGATCCTATATATTATTAGTCCtctttttcttaaacattgagtTTGGAACGGTGAGCAACAAGGCAGTTGTAAATAtttcttccttattttgcttCGGTCACCTCAACCTAGCAACTAATTTTAGATACCTAAGATAAATACGcagttttaaaaaacagcaaaaaaatgaTAGCTGCCCAGCTAACTTTGTAACAACAGGAAAACCAACAGAGGTGGCTGTTCTTTGCCTCTACCATCTGTGCTCATGCACTGTAATACATGGATTAGTTTCTCCTAACAACTAGCTGACTGATAAATGTTATGTGGTTGTGCATAAATCTATTCTGCTAACTAACGGGATTAGGGTGGGGTAAGCATGATCTGTAAACATTCTATCCTAAAAAGAAATGACCTTAATTCAGAGGAGTAATTAATTTTAGCCCCAAACAGACCAGGATCATGCAAACTACTTAccagtgtttcttcatttttcccacTCACCAGACTGAAACGACAAAGGCCCAATTTCCATTTTATCTTATGGGGAGACAGGAAACTGGATTGTTGGAAGTGACAAACACATCCTAGTCTCTTTGTGGCAgctagaagaaattaaaaatgggtGACCATATGACTGACTCAGCCTCCTGTGTGATGTTGGCATACAAAGGCAAATCAGTAACTGGAAGGAAGGATAATATCGTTCATATTCTCTGGACAGGACTCATGATTAGCGTGCCATAAAAGCTAGGGTACAATCAGGGTACTTACAAAGTTGGCATGCAGAGCACAACTTAGCATCTTACCTTTCAGTTTAAAAGGTTGTATTTCCAATTCTTGTATGGGCACAGGGAGACGTacatatacatgtagtcctcgatttacaacagttcatttagtgaccattcaaagttatgacggcactgaaaattatgtgacttatgactgtttttcatagttacgacctgtgcagcatccctatgatcatgtgatcaaaattcaggtgcttggcaacaggttcatatttatgattgttgctgaGTCCCAAGGTCCTGGTGCCCCTTTTTGcgtctttctgacaagcaaagtcaatggggaagccagattagcaagaaaagccataaaatgggacaaaactcacttaacaaatgtctcatttaacaacataaattttgggctcagttgtggtcatctgCTGAAGTAACTTCATTCTGAATCAATGCTTAGCTAACAGGACAAAGTTGTACAATTCCCAAGGGTCAACATATCAAGAAGGGGACTCACAAATATTTTAAGATGGAGACAAGATAAGTTCCTGacattttaattaggttttttttttaattttcattaagaataaaaaatattacaTGCACTTACAAGGATTCTTCTGGGGGGGAAATGAGAGCTTTTCCCCCCATCATAATAGGTCCCAGTTGTTTCACTGGGTGATGGATAGACTAAGAAACACATGGTTGAGAACAAGTGGTATAAAGTACAATATTAtatcttttcatattttattcagGTCCTAATGTCTATCCAGCCCAGAATGTTAGATTAGCAGACTTTTTGTGGTATCATGAACATGGAAAAATGTACATGAACAGAACATCAGTTAACCATAAGAAGGATGGGCAACAATAAAATTCTGCAAAGTATCAATTATTTAGATGAGACGAACATAAAAATACTGATTTTTAGGTTCTGTCTCTTGTAGTCTGAAGAAAAATTACAGAAGAGAGGTTAGCCCCAAAGTTTTGGAAATCTCAGAGTAAACGAATctattggggagggagggaaatccgTAATTAACATTGGACCGGCATTTGCTTTGCTGGAAAGGAAGAACGAGAGTTTAAAAGCTATTGATTTCATTAGAACCTGGATAAACAGGCACAACTGTGGAAATAGGTTAAGCAAATACTGTCAGCTTTTACTTAGCCCACAGCATTGAAAACAGAACACATATACTGTGTACAAAAGTGAAAATGATATAAGAAAGCAGAAATATTATGAGGCCTTTGGTCAGTTAAGAAGGAGGGCAGTATTCAATAGGAGAGACAAGTGTTGttcttggaaaaaaatgactACCATTTTGCTGGGAATATTATAAATTCCCTTAGTAGTATTGCAGTCTTAAATACTTTGTTCTTTTTGTTCGTGAAGAGGTAAGGATAgttcttacattaaaaaaaacaaatttcccAAGTTTTTGtagatgtaattttttttagcttGTCTAGCATGTGTCAAAAGGGACActggggctcagtggctaagatgctgagcttgttgatcaaaaggtcggcagttcagcggtttgaatccctagtgccgcgtaacgggaagaactcccgttacttgccccagcttctgccaacctagccattcaaaagcattctgtgcgcctttggcatt
This genomic window from Ahaetulla prasina isolate Xishuangbanna chromosome 2, ASM2864084v1, whole genome shotgun sequence contains:
- the LOC131191651 gene encoding zinc finger protein 391-like translates to MEKVPAGPGPAETSERAGRDHVAIQPRIRWELPHGAMLQPESMPTQWWEYLKTLPSPATVWGSPGLPDLTSWDDLIAFERVFGVCQWPRDDGVTRLKPAFWAEGQQVLSGKSARGKKACGKVKTIFLHENSPTTELHRQRFRQFCYQEAEGPREVCGRLRELCHCWLEPECRTKEQIVELLILEQFLTVLPQDIQNQVRERSPETCAQAVALAEGFVLRQQEDKQQEEQGTRSSQDVAVDFSKVRKASVEVRQQQSGTRRRRVDIVNLSMGVNLASGTEELEQQHLESKEEGDVTAHPVSGGTQRREKSHVCIECGKSFTRPSDLAKHLNVHTGERPYLCVECGKSFSQLSHLTRHQKIHSGEKPHICSECGDTFSQRAYLVSHQRSHSGEQPYHCSYCQKCFSHQSALKIHERNHMGQKPYACTDCGKRFVSSSSLTTHRRIHTGEKPHACGVCGKRFIQHSNLVSHQRTHSGEKPFSCKVCSRKFAYPSDLTRHQKIHTGEKPYACDECDRRFTRLSDLITHQRIHTGEKPYRCLECGRRFRQRGVLVKHQRCHSKENPKGSEALQSTESQAKSPFKTHEIKLVKELEDQEEEPSLILSPSP